In Lepidochelys kempii isolate rLepKem1 chromosome 10, rLepKem1.hap2, whole genome shotgun sequence, a single window of DNA contains:
- the LOC140917875 gene encoding uncharacterized protein, which produces MDSDDGVFSAMAEDFADGEDEEEEEDEPGETVLPDSQDLFITLTEIPSQPNEAREGTSAAANVSSLPPLSQGLSQIRRRKKPTRDEMFFELMQSSSTDRAQQNVWRDTIAEYRKTANEREERWRQEDQRRHGETLGLLRDQMDMLRRLVEVHEWQQDHRLPLQLLLNRPPSSPSSIASPPRCPRTRGGRLWAPNHSTPVDSPSNRRLAFNKF; this is translated from the exons atggactccgatgatggggtattctccgccatggctgaggattttgcagatggggaagatgaggaggaggaggaggacgagcctGGGGagaccgttctccccgacagccaggatctttttatcaccctgactgaaataccctcccaacccaacgaagccagagaagggacctctg cagctgcaaatgtttcaagcctccctcctctgtctcaagggctatctcagataaggcggcgaaaaaaacccacgcgcgatgaaatgttctttgagctcatgcagtcgtccagcactgacagagctcagcagaatgtgtggagggacacaatagcagagtacaggaaaacggccaatgaacgtgaggagaggtggcggcaggaagatcagaggaggcatggggaaacgctggggctactgcgggatcaaatggacatgctccggcgtctggtggaggttcatgaatggcagcaggatcacagactgccgctgcagctcctgcttaaccgccctccatcctccccaagttccatagcctccccgcccagatgcccaagaacgcggggtgggaggctctgggcacccaaccactccaccccagtggacagcccaagcaacagaaggctggcattcaacaagttttaa